The following are from one region of the Stigmatopora argus isolate UIUO_Sarg chromosome 9, RoL_Sarg_1.0, whole genome shotgun sequence genome:
- the spata4 gene encoding spermatogenesis-associated protein 4 isoform X3 gives MAAESRVDCPANERTETVQRLHLHLTEKLVYGTIHCKPGAAELLVQQVYSILTKHRPRTTQNLELDFSDQKYQQLLPPAARSTASSAVKSNLRKTEVMAVPDLIANGRRAEDIISNHLQDKIADKAATDRGRSNKLINQMTRNNWSPNEKHSSVLCFKSPLSGANVSYKTIKVNQPARRLPQSC, from the exons ATGGCTGCAGAGTCTCGAGTTGACTGTCCAGCCAATGAACGTACGGag ACAGTGCAGAGGCTGCATCTGCACCTGACCGAGAAACTGGTCTACGGGACCATCCACTGTAAACCAGGAGCGGCCGAGTTGCTGGTGCAGCAGGTGTATAGTATCCTGACCAAACACAG GCCTCGAACAACTCAAAACCTCGAGTTGGACTTCTCTGACCAGAAGTACCAGCAGCTCCTCCCCCCCGCCGCTCGCTCCACAGCCAGTTCAGCCGTAAAGAGCAACCTGAGGAAGACTGAGGTCATGGCTGTGCCAGACCTCATCGCCAACGGGAGGAGGGCCGAGGACATCATCTCCAATCATCTCCAGGACAAGATTGCCGACAAGGCAGCAACTGACCGTG GGCgttcaaataaattaatcaatcaGATGACCAGGAATAATTGGAGTCCAAATGAAAAGCACTCATCTG TGTTGTGCTTCAAGTCACCACTGAGTGGTGCCAATGTCTCGTATAAGACCATCAAAGTGAACCAGCCTGCCAGAAGACTTCCGCAAAGCTGTTAA
- the spata4 gene encoding spermatogenesis-associated protein 4 isoform X2, with translation MTGLPRDVTRWLQSLELTVQPMNVRRDFSSGYHVAEIFCRYYPRDFQMHAYNKGASFSVKQDNWNKIRRTVQRLHLHLTEKLVYGTIHCKPGAAELLVQQVYSILTKHRPRTTQNLELDFSDQKYQQLLPPAARSTASSAVKSNLRKTEVMAVPDLIANGRRAEDIISNHLQDKIADKAATDRRSNKLINQMTRNNWSPNEKHSSVLCFKSPLSGANVSYKTIKVNQPARRLPQSC, from the exons atGACGGGTCTGCCCAGGGACGTCACAAGATGGCTGCAGAGTCTCGAGTTGACTGTCCAGCCAATGAACGTACGGag AGATTTTTCCAGTGGCTACCATGTGGCCGAGATATTTTGTCGTTATTATCCCAGGGATTTTCAAATGCATGCCTACAACAAGGGAGCATCATTTTCTGTCAAACAGGACAACTGGAACAAGATACGTCGG ACAGTGCAGAGGCTGCATCTGCACCTGACCGAGAAACTGGTCTACGGGACCATCCACTGTAAACCAGGAGCGGCCGAGTTGCTGGTGCAGCAGGTGTATAGTATCCTGACCAAACACAG GCCTCGAACAACTCAAAACCTCGAGTTGGACTTCTCTGACCAGAAGTACCAGCAGCTCCTCCCCCCCGCCGCTCGCTCCACAGCCAGTTCAGCCGTAAAGAGCAACCTGAGGAAGACTGAGGTCATGGCTGTGCCAGACCTCATCGCCAACGGGAGGAGGGCCGAGGACATCATCTCCAATCATCTCCAGGACAAGATTGCCGACAAGGCAGCAACTGACC GGCgttcaaataaattaatcaatcaGATGACCAGGAATAATTGGAGTCCAAATGAAAAGCACTCATCTG TGTTGTGCTTCAAGTCACCACTGAGTGGTGCCAATGTCTCGTATAAGACCATCAAAGTGAACCAGCCTGCCAGAAGACTTCCGCAAAGCTGTTAA
- the spata4 gene encoding spermatogenesis-associated protein 4 isoform X1 yields the protein MTGLPRDVTRWLQSLELTVQPMNVRRDFSSGYHVAEIFCRYYPRDFQMHAYNKGASFSVKQDNWNKIRRTVQRLHLHLTEKLVYGTIHCKPGAAELLVQQVYSILTKHRPRTTQNLELDFSDQKYQQLLPPAARSTASSAVKSNLRKTEVMAVPDLIANGRRAEDIISNHLQDKIADKAATDRGRSNKLINQMTRNNWSPNEKHSSVLCFKSPLSGANVSYKTIKVNQPARRLPQSC from the exons atGACGGGTCTGCCCAGGGACGTCACAAGATGGCTGCAGAGTCTCGAGTTGACTGTCCAGCCAATGAACGTACGGag AGATTTTTCCAGTGGCTACCATGTGGCCGAGATATTTTGTCGTTATTATCCCAGGGATTTTCAAATGCATGCCTACAACAAGGGAGCATCATTTTCTGTCAAACAGGACAACTGGAACAAGATACGTCGG ACAGTGCAGAGGCTGCATCTGCACCTGACCGAGAAACTGGTCTACGGGACCATCCACTGTAAACCAGGAGCGGCCGAGTTGCTGGTGCAGCAGGTGTATAGTATCCTGACCAAACACAG GCCTCGAACAACTCAAAACCTCGAGTTGGACTTCTCTGACCAGAAGTACCAGCAGCTCCTCCCCCCCGCCGCTCGCTCCACAGCCAGTTCAGCCGTAAAGAGCAACCTGAGGAAGACTGAGGTCATGGCTGTGCCAGACCTCATCGCCAACGGGAGGAGGGCCGAGGACATCATCTCCAATCATCTCCAGGACAAGATTGCCGACAAGGCAGCAACTGACCGTG GGCgttcaaataaattaatcaatcaGATGACCAGGAATAATTGGAGTCCAAATGAAAAGCACTCATCTG TGTTGTGCTTCAAGTCACCACTGAGTGGTGCCAATGTCTCGTATAAGACCATCAAAGTGAACCAGCCTGCCAGAAGACTTCCGCAAAGCTGTTAA